Genomic DNA from Halobaculum sp. CBA1158:
CCTCCCTCCGCGATCCGATCCGGTTCAGTCCGGTATCGTTCGGTCCAGTCCGGTCCAGTCCCCTCCGGCATAGTTCGGCCCGGACGGGCCGGATCCCGCGCTCAGCCGTACAGGCCGGTCGACATGTATCGCTCGCCGGAGTCCCAGAACACCGTGAGCACGAGCGGGTCGTCGCCGGCGACCCCGGCGTCCGGCCGCGGCTCCCATCCGTCGACGGCGATGGGATCGTAGTCGGGATCGTCGCCGGCGACGAACGCCTCCGCAACGTCGCGAGCGCGGACGTTCGATCCTCCCGACGACTGCCCGACGAGGATCCCCTCCTCGCGGGCGAGGCGTCGACACTCCGCCTCCGCCTCGTCGACGCCGACGGTGAGGACGCCGTCGAGCAGGTCCGCGTCGAGGTTCGGACTCACGAACCCCGGTCCCATCCCCTGAAAGCTGTCCGCGGTCGGCTCCTCGCCCGACAGCACCGCCGAGTCCTCGGGCTCGACCGCAACCACGTCCATCGCGGGGAACTCCTCGCGGAGCCGCCGCCCGATTCCGGTGATCGTGCCGCCCGTGCCGACGCCGGCGACGAGCGCGTCCGGCGTCCGCTCGTCGAGTTGGTCGAGGATCTCGACGGCCGTCGTCTCGTAGTGGGCCTCGGGGTTGGCGCGGTTCTCGAACTGGCGGAGCTGGACCATCCCCTCGGCCTCCAACTCGTCGGCGCGGGCCTTCGCGTCGTCGATGTCGCCGTCGACGAGTTCCAGGTCCGCGCCGTAGGCGGCCATGATCTGCCGGCGCTCCTGGCTCTTCGAGGCGGGCATCACGACCGTCACGTCGTACCCCTTCGCTGCACCGACCATCGCCAACCCGATGCCGGTATTGCCGGAGGTCGGCTCGACGAGCGCGTCGCCCGGTTCGATCTCTCCGGCCGCCTCCGCCCGCTCGATCATCCGCAGGGCCGGTCGGTCCTTCGCGGAGCCGCCCGGGTTGCGCGACTCCAGTTTCACCGCGACCGTCGCACCGGCCGGCGAATCGACTCGGACCAGCGGCGAGCCGATGGTGTCGAGTACCGAATCGTCCATGGACGGGATAGTCGCCGCCCGCCTAAAGCCACCCGCGTCGCCGGCAAGCCCTCGGGCGGACGCGACGCACGAGCGCGGGTGTGCCGTCACGGTCCGAGGGGCCCGCCGGTCCGGCGGTCGATCGGTACGACGGCCTCGCCGTCGCTGCCGGCGACGCCGCGCTTAAGCCCGAAACGCCCCAACCCGGGGCATGAGCACGACGCTCGCGACGATGGATCCCGAGACCAGATCCGACGTCGACGTGGACGCCGAGACGCTCGACGTTCTCGGGGCTGAGGGACTGACGTACAAGGTGTGGGGCGGTGACTGGTGTCCCGACTGCACCGGCCAACTGCCGCGGTTCGCGGCCGCCCTCGAGGCCGCGGGCGTCGACGCCGATCGGATCGAGCAGTACCCCGTCGAGAAGGTAGACGGCCGGAAGG
This window encodes:
- a CDS encoding PLP-dependent cysteine synthase family protein, with amino-acid sequence MDDSVLDTIGSPLVRVDSPAGATVAVKLESRNPGGSAKDRPALRMIERAEAAGEIEPGDALVEPTSGNTGIGLAMVGAAKGYDVTVVMPASKSQERRQIMAAYGADLELVDGDIDDAKARADELEAEGMVQLRQFENRANPEAHYETTAVEILDQLDERTPDALVAGVGTGGTITGIGRRLREEFPAMDVVAVEPEDSAVLSGEEPTADSFQGMGPGFVSPNLDADLLDGVLTVGVDEAEAECRRLAREEGILVGQSSGGSNVRARDVAEAFVAGDDPDYDPIAVDGWEPRPDAGVAGDDPLVLTVFWDSGERYMSTGLYG
- a CDS encoding thioredoxin family protein, whose translation is MSTTLATMDPETRSDVDVDAETLDVLGAEGLTYKVWGGDWCPDCTGQLPRFAAALEAAGVDADRIEQYPVEKVDGRKEGPGMDEYAVEYIPTVIAFRDGEEVARFVESADTDIATYLARELTDV